One Megasphaera elsdenii DSM 20460 genomic window carries:
- a CDS encoding nucleotide-binding protein has translation MLKIAIYGKGGIGKSTMTSNLAASFAYLGKKVIQIGCDPKADSTFNLLGGHPVQPVMNYLREHDEDPESIEDISRIGYGGVLCIETGGPTPGLGCAGRGIIATFSLLEDLGLFEKYEPDVVLYDVLGDVVCGGFAAPIREGYAEQVLIVTSGEKMALYAANNINTAVANFADRSYAKVRGIILNRRNVPDEEAKVRAFADRAHLSIVGDIPRSDDINRYEDLGQTVIEGDPDLPISRTFLDLAQKLLQDKE, from the coding sequence ATGCTGAAAATTGCAATCTATGGTAAAGGCGGTATCGGGAAATCGACGATGACCAGTAACTTGGCGGCTTCCTTCGCTTATTTAGGCAAGAAAGTCATCCAGATAGGCTGCGACCCCAAGGCCGATTCGACATTCAACCTCCTCGGCGGCCATCCCGTCCAGCCGGTCATGAATTATCTGCGGGAACACGACGAAGATCCGGAATCCATCGAAGATATTTCCCGCATCGGCTATGGCGGCGTCCTCTGTATCGAAACGGGAGGGCCGACGCCGGGCCTGGGCTGTGCCGGCCGGGGCATCATCGCCACTTTTTCGCTCCTCGAAGACTTAGGTCTTTTTGAAAAATACGAGCCTGACGTCGTCCTGTACGATGTCTTGGGCGACGTCGTCTGCGGCGGCTTTGCGGCGCCGATCCGCGAAGGCTATGCCGAACAGGTCCTCATCGTCACATCTGGCGAAAAGATGGCCCTCTATGCGGCCAATAATATCAATACGGCTGTGGCCAATTTTGCCGACCGCAGTTATGCCAAGGTCCGGGGCATCATCCTCAACCGCCGCAATGTCCCCGACGAAGAAGCCAAGGTCCGGGCTTTTGCCGACCGGGCTCATTTGTCCATCGTCGGCGATATTCCCCGCAGCGATGACATCAACCGCTACGAAGATTTGGGCCAGACCGTCATCGAAGGCGATCCGGACCTGCCGATCAGCCGCACCTTCCTCGATTTGGCTCAGAAATTATTACAAGATAAGGAATGA
- a CDS encoding nitrogenase component 1: MKGLWKYISPFAPDDSGAAAVLYGLNGIVVICDAGGCAGNICGFDEPRWFSGKKSAVFSAGLRDMDAILGRDDRLVDKLCDAAKTIDASFAAIVGTPVPSVIGTDYKALKRMAEKRLSLPVVTVDTTGMDYYDKGIEKAYEALFPALIDPSQQAEADTVGVLGAVPLELMHPGDIEWISQSLVEDGWQQILLFDEIDDYRKAGKASLNLVVSPAGLKAAQYLKETFGTPYELHYFGLDAVVDFDDNLFAGKNVLIIHQQVAASAMAAMAEEAGAAYVTTASWFMELPGPQSTDYVQLREEDDLRQLADNDHFDVILGDAYFRRALPNFHGQYIDFPHFAVSGRG; this comes from the coding sequence ATGAAAGGTTTATGGAAATATATTTCACCCTTTGCTCCGGACGACTCCGGCGCGGCTGCCGTCCTCTACGGACTGAATGGCATTGTCGTCATCTGCGACGCCGGCGGCTGTGCCGGCAATATCTGCGGGTTTGACGAACCGCGCTGGTTCAGTGGCAAAAAAAGTGCCGTCTTCAGCGCCGGCCTGCGCGATATGGACGCCATCCTCGGCCGTGACGACCGCCTGGTCGACAAGCTCTGTGATGCGGCCAAGACAATCGATGCGTCCTTTGCGGCCATCGTCGGCACGCCGGTCCCTTCCGTCATCGGTACGGACTACAAGGCCTTGAAGCGCATGGCTGAAAAGCGCTTGTCCCTGCCGGTCGTTACCGTCGATACGACGGGGATGGACTATTACGACAAGGGCATTGAAAAGGCCTATGAGGCCCTGTTCCCGGCCCTGATCGACCCGTCACAGCAGGCCGAAGCCGATACGGTCGGCGTCCTCGGCGCCGTCCCGCTGGAACTGATGCATCCCGGCGATATCGAATGGATCAGCCAGTCCCTAGTGGAAGACGGCTGGCAGCAAATCCTCTTATTCGATGAAATCGATGATTACCGCAAGGCCGGCAAGGCCTCTCTCAATCTCGTCGTGTCGCCGGCGGGCCTGAAAGCGGCTCAATATCTGAAAGAGACTTTTGGTACGCCTTATGAGCTCCATTACTTCGGCCTCGACGCCGTCGTCGATTTCGACGACAACCTCTTTGCCGGTAAGAACGTCCTCATCATCCATCAACAGGTGGCCGCTTCGGCCATGGCCGCCATGGCGGAAGAAGCAGGCGCTGCCTATGTGACGACGGCTTCGTGGTTCATGGAACTTCCGGGACCGCAGTCGACGGACTACGTACAGCTCCGGGAAGAAGATGATTTGCGCCAGCTGGCCGATAACGACCATTTCGACGTCATCCTCGGCGATGCCTATTTCCGCCGGGCCCTGCCGAATTTCCACGGTCAGTACATTGATTTCCCGCATTTCGCTGTATCCGGGAGGGGATAA
- a CDS encoding zinc-ribbon domain-containing protein, translating into MICPKCGTELRDGVLMCPICGTKQEVPPPVPPKNIQNNPKIFTKTRVISVIIVAAFIIIGLCKVFVFK; encoded by the coding sequence ATGATTTGTCCAAAATGCGGTACAGAATTGCGCGACGGCGTCCTCATGTGCCCCATCTGCGGCACCAAACAGGAAGTACCGCCGCCAGTCCCGCCAAAAAACATACAAAATAACCCGAAGATCTTTACTAAGACTCGGGTTATCAGTGTCATCATCGTTGCAGCCTTTATCATCATCGGCTTATGCAAGGTGTTCGTATTTAAATGA
- the hypD gene encoding hydrogenase formation protein HypD, translating to MAEAKKRTALDIIRSYDGPKIRIMEVCGTHTHEIFRQGIRQILPPQVDVISGPGCPVCVTPVGYIDQAIWLALEKGVTICTFGDLVRVPGSTMSLADARSEGAHVEIVYSPLDAYDYAKAHPDEDVVFLSVGFETTTPPSCLAVKQAVADGMTNFSLLTANKTMPMAYEAMKDSADAFLYPGHVDAVMGTGDGEAMLKEGVSGVVAGFTAKELLTAFAVILAKFPQGKPFFKNCYPRVVKAEGSPAAQALMKEVMEPCDSEWRGLGVIPQSGQQLRPAFAVCDARKKYGVPDMDGRANPACRCGDILKGQCKPPQCPLFGKVCTPEHPVGACMVSHEGACSAYYLYGGNLHE from the coding sequence ATGGCAGAAGCAAAGAAGCGGACGGCCCTGGATATCATCCGCAGTTATGACGGGCCGAAAATCCGCATTATGGAAGTCTGCGGGACCCATACACATGAAATCTTCCGACAGGGCATCCGCCAGATCCTGCCGCCCCAGGTCGACGTCATTTCCGGACCGGGCTGCCCGGTCTGCGTCACGCCGGTCGGCTATATCGACCAGGCTATCTGGCTGGCTCTGGAAAAAGGCGTCACCATCTGCACCTTTGGCGACCTCGTCCGCGTCCCCGGCAGTACGATGAGCCTGGCTGACGCCCGCAGTGAGGGGGCTCATGTGGAGATCGTTTATTCGCCCCTCGATGCCTACGACTATGCCAAGGCGCACCCGGATGAAGACGTCGTCTTCTTGTCCGTCGGCTTTGAAACGACGACACCGCCGTCGTGCCTGGCCGTCAAACAGGCCGTCGCCGACGGGATGACGAATTTCTCCCTGCTCACGGCCAATAAGACCATGCCCATGGCCTATGAAGCGATGAAAGACAGCGCCGATGCCTTCCTCTATCCCGGCCATGTCGACGCCGTCATGGGGACCGGTGACGGCGAAGCCATGCTGAAAGAAGGCGTATCCGGTGTCGTCGCCGGTTTTACGGCCAAGGAACTGCTCACGGCCTTTGCCGTCATCCTGGCCAAGTTCCCCCAGGGGAAACCGTTCTTCAAGAACTGCTATCCCCGCGTCGTCAAAGCCGAAGGCAGCCCGGCAGCACAGGCCCTCATGAAAGAAGTCATGGAACCGTGCGATTCGGAATGGCGCGGCTTAGGCGTCATCCCCCAGTCGGGTCAGCAGCTGCGGCCCGCTTTCGCTGTCTGTGACGCCCGCAAGAAATACGGCGTACCCGATATGGACGGTCGCGCCAACCCGGCCTGCCGCTGCGGCGACATCCTGAAAGGTCAGTGCAAGCCGCCCCAGTGCCCGCTCTTCGGCAAGGTCTGCACGCCGGAACATCCTGTAGGAGCCTGCATGGTTTCCCATGAAGGGGCCTGCTCGGCTTATTATTTATATGGAGGCAATTTACATGAGTGA
- a CDS encoding TM1266 family iron-only hydrogenase system putative regulator, with translation METRVALIGIIVGNRQESAKLNEILHEYGQYVVGRMGVPYKDKDINVISLIVDAPQDVISALSGKLGMLPDVSTKTIYPPMPQ, from the coding sequence ATGGAAACAAGAGTCGCTTTAATCGGTATCATCGTAGGGAACCGCCAGGAATCGGCTAAACTGAACGAAATCCTGCATGAATATGGCCAGTACGTCGTCGGCCGCATGGGCGTTCCTTATAAAGATAAAGACATCAACGTCATCAGCCTCATCGTCGATGCGCCGCAGGACGTCATCAGTGCGCTGTCGGGTAAATTGGGCATGCTCCCCGACGTCAGCACCAAGACGATTTATCCGCCCATGCCGCAGTAG
- a CDS encoding nitrogenase component 1, with protein MTERKPYAITVQDLVERGRDDIPAELITSTHLIYNSPAALAFNSPGAQGFGVKRAGLSIPGSVMLLVGPGCCGRNTTILSELGGYSDRFFFYIMDETDIVTGRHLKKIPQAVCEVVDSLAEKPSVVMICMTCVDALLGTDMERVCRKAEKEAGLPVVPCYMYALTREGRKPPMVDVRRAIYSLLEKQPRRRRTVNLLGYFAPLQDDCEIYDILRGVGFTQINEISRCPDFAAYKAMSQANVNFILNPESRLAAQDMEKRLGIPSVELTRLYQVAQIHKQYQALAQVLGTEIDDSSWHERAQAVVGKMREKYSGTTVAIGEMQNGNAFEMALALTRYGFVIKEIYANLGPDDFVYLRHLAALSPDTEVYSNLSPSMLYYQGQDHPVDVTIGKDAAYYHEQAAHLHWDEDIQPFGYAGVISLLQGLDRVLSERKHP; from the coding sequence ATGACAGAAAGAAAACCTTATGCCATTACCGTGCAGGACTTAGTGGAACGCGGCCGCGACGACATCCCGGCTGAACTCATTACGTCGACGCACCTCATTTATAATTCACCGGCCGCCCTGGCTTTCAACTCGCCTGGGGCCCAGGGCTTCGGCGTCAAACGGGCAGGCCTTTCCATTCCCGGTTCGGTCATGCTCCTCGTCGGTCCGGGCTGCTGCGGCCGCAATACGACCATCCTCAGCGAACTGGGCGGCTACAGTGATCGTTTTTTCTTCTACATCATGGATGAGACGGATATCGTCACGGGCCGCCATTTAAAGAAAATTCCCCAGGCCGTCTGTGAAGTCGTCGACAGCCTGGCTGAAAAGCCGTCGGTCGTCATGATCTGCATGACTTGTGTCGACGCCCTGCTGGGCACCGATATGGAACGGGTCTGCCGAAAAGCGGAAAAAGAAGCGGGTCTGCCCGTCGTGCCCTGCTATATGTACGCCCTGACCCGGGAAGGCCGTAAGCCGCCTATGGTCGATGTCCGCCGGGCCATTTATTCACTGCTGGAAAAACAGCCGCGCCGCCGCCGGACGGTCAACCTTTTGGGCTATTTCGCGCCCTTGCAGGACGACTGTGAAATCTACGATATCCTCCGCGGCGTCGGCTTTACGCAGATCAACGAAATTTCCCGCTGCCCCGACTTTGCTGCCTATAAAGCCATGTCTCAGGCCAACGTCAATTTCATCCTAAACCCGGAATCGCGCCTGGCTGCTCAGGATATGGAGAAACGGTTGGGGATTCCCAGCGTCGAACTGACGCGGCTCTACCAGGTCGCTCAGATCCACAAACAGTACCAGGCCCTGGCCCAGGTATTGGGGACGGAGATCGACGACAGTTCCTGGCACGAACGGGCCCAGGCCGTCGTCGGGAAGATGCGGGAGAAATACAGTGGGACGACTGTCGCCATCGGCGAGATGCAGAACGGCAATGCCTTTGAGATGGCCTTAGCCCTGACCCGCTATGGCTTCGTCATCAAAGAAATCTACGCCAACCTGGGACCGGATGACTTCGTCTACCTCCGCCATCTGGCCGCTTTGAGCCCGGATACGGAAGTCTACTCGAACTTATCGCCGTCTATGCTCTATTACCAGGGCCAGGATCATCCTGTCGACGTCACCATCGGCAAGGATGCCGCATATTACCATGAACAGGCCGCTCATCTTCATTGGGATGAAGATATCCAGCCCTTCGGCTATGCCGGAGTCATTTCCCTGTTACAGGGACTGGATCGGGTCCTGTCGGAAAGGAAGCATCCATGA
- a CDS encoding HypC/HybG/HupF family hydrogenase formation chaperone: MCVGLPARVMKIQNGMALVDASGAKREVSAALIDELDPGDYVMVHAGMAIAKITNNDADETDDILEELD; the protein is encoded by the coding sequence ATGTGTGTAGGATTACCGGCACGTGTTATGAAAATACAGAATGGAATGGCCCTCGTCGATGCTTCCGGAGCCAAACGGGAAGTATCGGCAGCCCTTATTGATGAACTGGATCCTGGCGATTACGTCATGGTCCACGCCGGCATGGCTATTGCCAAGATTACCAATAATGATGCCGACGAAACCGACGATATCCTGGAGGAACTGGACTGA
- a CDS encoding dicarboxylate/amino acid:cation symporter — protein MKRKIGLSSQILIGLVLGALVGYLFPDFGDKLKPFGDAFLRMIKMIVVPLIFSTLVMGIAGTGDFKKLGRLGGKAIIWFEFATTIALAIGLLFMNIAEPGVGVTLSASAANASNAAAASQHSVDLVDYAVHIIPTNIVDAMARQDMLQIIFFACFFGVAVAHIGGKGETIVDICQSVAEAMFKVTGYVMHFAPIGVFAMIAYTVGSYGIAMLIPLGKLILSVACATALFICVVALIASVFTGINFFHVIRALKDILFLAFSTASSEAALPGAMKRLEELGVPKTIVTFVMPTGYSFNLDGSTLYSSAGILFIAQLYGIQMPIEQQLLVMVTLMLSTKGIAGVPGAGIIVVAATAAAFNLPTEGVAILLGIDRLLDMIRTICNVCGNCMATVVVACWEKELNKATFNEKYRAFLGGKNS, from the coding sequence TTGAAAAGAAAAATTGGCTTGAGTTCACAGATTTTGATCGGCTTGGTCCTCGGTGCCCTGGTCGGTTATTTATTTCCTGATTTCGGCGATAAGCTGAAACCCTTCGGCGATGCTTTCTTGCGCATGATCAAGATGATCGTCGTTCCCCTCATCTTCAGTACCCTGGTTATGGGTATTGCCGGTACGGGTGATTTTAAGAAGCTCGGCCGCTTAGGCGGTAAGGCCATCATTTGGTTCGAGTTCGCTACGACCATTGCCCTGGCTATCGGCCTGCTGTTCATGAATATTGCAGAGCCTGGCGTAGGCGTTACCTTGTCGGCGTCTGCTGCCAATGCTTCCAACGCCGCTGCAGCCAGCCAGCACAGCGTCGACCTCGTCGATTATGCCGTACACATCATCCCGACGAATATCGTCGATGCCATGGCCCGCCAGGATATGCTGCAGATTATCTTTTTTGCCTGCTTCTTTGGCGTCGCCGTCGCCCATATCGGCGGTAAAGGCGAAACCATCGTCGATATCTGTCAGAGCGTGGCCGAAGCTATGTTCAAAGTGACGGGCTATGTCATGCACTTCGCCCCTATCGGCGTCTTTGCCATGATTGCCTATACCGTTGGCAGCTATGGCATTGCCATGCTTATCCCTTTGGGGAAGCTCATCCTGTCCGTTGCCTGTGCTACGGCTCTGTTCATCTGTGTCGTCGCCCTCATTGCCAGCGTCTTTACGGGCATCAATTTCTTCCACGTCATCCGGGCCTTGAAGGACATCCTCTTCCTGGCTTTCTCGACAGCCAGCAGTGAAGCGGCCCTGCCTGGTGCCATGAAGCGTCTGGAAGAATTAGGTGTTCCCAAGACCATCGTCACCTTCGTCATGCCTACAGGCTATTCTTTCAACCTCGACGGCTCGACGCTGTACAGCTCGGCCGGTATCTTATTCATTGCCCAGCTCTACGGCATCCAGATGCCCATTGAGCAGCAGCTGTTGGTCATGGTAACGCTCATGCTGTCGACCAAGGGCATTGCCGGTGTTCCCGGTGCAGGCATCATCGTCGTCGCTGCGACGGCTGCAGCCTTCAATCTGCCGACGGAAGGCGTTGCCATCCTCCTCGGTATCGACCGTCTCCTGGATATGATCCGCACGATCTGTAACGTCTGCGGCAACTGCATGGCTACGGTCGTCGTCGCCTGCTGGGAAAAGGAATTGAACAAGGCCACGTTCAATGAAAAGTACCGCGCTTTCTTAGGCGGGAAAAATAGCTGA
- the hypE gene encoding hydrogenase expression/formation protein HypE, producing MSDVITLAHGAGGKQTAELIDRVFKAHFSNPQFTGDDAAVLPIGGANLAFTTDGFIVSPPEFPGGNIGKLSICGTVNDLSCMGAKPLYLSCAFVIEEGFPLAKVEEYAAAMAKTAAEAGVRIVAGDTKVAGKGQVDHLFITTTGIGQIVDGVHTSGTLARPGDAVIVSGDVGRHGCTILLARNQFGIDADVTSDCAPLWGTVEAMLDTTKDIHVIRDATRGGVGTVLYEIAGQSHVGIHLDSQAIPVDPAVRGVCGMLGLEPLYLACEGRLVIFAPKAVADDIVATLRQGKYSKDAAIIGEVTADQPGRVIMRTEIGAETLLPPPGGELLPRIC from the coding sequence ATGAGTGATGTCATTACCTTAGCCCACGGTGCCGGCGGTAAACAGACTGCCGAACTCATCGACCGTGTCTTTAAAGCGCATTTTTCCAATCCCCAGTTCACCGGTGACGACGCCGCTGTCCTGCCCATCGGCGGGGCTAACCTGGCTTTCACGACGGATGGCTTCATCGTCTCGCCGCCGGAATTTCCAGGTGGCAATATCGGTAAACTGAGCATCTGCGGGACCGTCAACGACTTGTCCTGCATGGGCGCCAAGCCCTTATATCTGTCGTGTGCCTTCGTCATCGAAGAAGGCTTCCCCCTGGCCAAAGTCGAAGAATACGCTGCGGCCATGGCCAAGACGGCTGCCGAAGCCGGCGTGCGCATCGTCGCCGGCGATACGAAAGTCGCCGGTAAAGGCCAGGTCGACCACCTGTTCATTACGACGACGGGGATCGGCCAGATCGTCGACGGCGTCCATACGTCGGGAACTCTGGCCCGGCCTGGGGATGCCGTCATCGTCAGCGGCGACGTCGGCCGTCACGGCTGCACGATTCTCCTGGCCCGCAACCAGTTCGGCATCGACGCCGACGTGACCAGTGACTGCGCGCCCCTGTGGGGGACTGTCGAAGCCATGCTGGATACGACCAAGGATATTCACGTCATCCGCGATGCGACTCGCGGCGGCGTTGGCACGGTCCTCTACGAAATCGCCGGCCAGAGCCATGTCGGCATCCATTTGGACAGCCAGGCTATCCCCGTCGATCCGGCCGTCCGCGGCGTCTGCGGCATGCTCGGTTTGGAACCGCTTTACCTGGCCTGTGAAGGCCGTTTGGTCATCTTTGCGCCTAAAGCCGTTGCCGACGATATTGTCGCCACCCTGCGTCAGGGCAAATATTCGAAAGATGCGGCCATCATCGGCGAAGTCACAGCCGACCAGCCGGGCCGGGTCATCATGCGTACGGAAATCGGCGCGGAAACGCTGCTGCCGCCGCCGGGCGGTGAACTGCTGCCGCGCATCTGCTGA
- the hypF gene encoding carbamoyltransferase HypF: MYTERICVFGIVQGVGFRPFVSRIATAHSICGTVCNKGSYVEILAQGSQSDLAAFREDLEARAPERSAILKVLRESEDRPPYEAFSIVESAREEGDIFVSPDIAICDACKKELFDKTNRRYLHPFINCTACGPRLTILDAMPYDRERTSMGEFPMCPQCEYEYTHAETRRYDAQPVCCNDCGPEVYLLDRPERRRQAIVAARQAIVDGKIIAIKGIGGFHLCCDARNEQAVRTLRQRKRRPVKPFAVMMKDLEAVRRQCVIPDGAEKVLDGHQKPIVLLPKKSGQTLAPSIAPGNPSVGVMLPYTPLHLLLFTYDDDLSVPDALVMTSANESGAPICHNDEEARQELSGLCDLVLSHNRRIRLRADDSVMDWYDGRPYMIRRSRGYAPLPFFYGRGSGKDVLAMGGELKNCFCIGRNNLFYPSPYIGDMADIRTVEALRQSIRRMTTLLEAKPAVVACDLHPRYNTTAVAHELGLPVVAVQHHYAHILSCMAENGCEQPVIGVAFDGTGYGTDGTIWGGEILVSQVQGFRRAGSIQPFWQRGGDASAREGWRIAVSLIDGLQEDREKASAIIDELQLCSAVEKQAQFFLADQQINSVLSTSAGRLFDGVSAILGICRASTFEGQASMALQFAAETWEKEHPQPAVQPMAPLHGKERLLLPTGALVQRLLEERLAGGNTDQLAYVFHRDLAAMIAGACLSVREETGLTTAALSGGVFQNRLLLRLCDQTLQQLGFTVLKHSTVPPNDGGIALGQAVYAAYM, encoded by the coding sequence ATGTATACGGAACGGATTTGCGTCTTTGGTATCGTCCAGGGCGTCGGCTTCCGGCCCTTTGTCAGCCGCATCGCAACGGCCCACTCGATTTGCGGGACGGTCTGCAACAAGGGCTCTTACGTGGAAATCCTGGCCCAAGGGTCCCAATCAGACCTGGCCGCTTTCCGCGAGGATCTGGAGGCCAGGGCGCCGGAACGGTCGGCTATTTTGAAGGTCCTTAGGGAAAGCGAAGACCGGCCGCCTTATGAGGCCTTTTCCATTGTCGAAAGCGCTAGGGAAGAAGGCGATATCTTCGTCTCGCCGGACATTGCCATCTGCGATGCCTGTAAGAAAGAACTCTTTGACAAGACGAACCGCCGCTATCTCCATCCCTTCATCAACTGCACGGCCTGCGGGCCGCGGCTGACCATCCTCGACGCCATGCCCTATGACCGCGAGCGGACGAGTATGGGCGAATTTCCCATGTGCCCGCAGTGCGAATATGAATATACCCACGCCGAGACGCGGCGTTACGATGCCCAGCCCGTCTGCTGCAACGACTGTGGTCCCGAAGTCTATCTCCTGGACCGGCCCGAACGGCGCCGTCAGGCCATCGTCGCAGCCAGACAGGCTATCGTCGATGGGAAGATCATCGCCATCAAGGGCATCGGCGGCTTTCACCTGTGCTGTGATGCCCGCAATGAACAGGCTGTCCGGACACTGCGCCAGCGCAAGCGGCGGCCTGTGAAGCCCTTTGCCGTCATGATGAAGGACCTCGAAGCCGTCCGCCGGCAGTGCGTCATTCCCGACGGGGCGGAAAAGGTTCTCGACGGCCATCAGAAGCCCATCGTCTTACTGCCTAAGAAAAGCGGTCAGACCTTGGCGCCGTCCATCGCGCCGGGCAATCCGTCCGTCGGCGTCATGCTGCCCTATACGCCGCTCCATCTCTTGCTGTTTACCTATGACGATGACCTTTCCGTACCGGATGCGCTGGTCATGACCAGTGCCAATGAGTCCGGCGCGCCCATCTGCCATAACGATGAGGAAGCGCGGCAGGAATTATCCGGCCTTTGCGACCTCGTTTTGAGCCATAACCGCCGCATCCGCCTGCGGGCCGACGATTCGGTCATGGACTGGTATGACGGCAGGCCCTATATGATACGCCGGTCCCGGGGCTATGCGCCGCTGCCTTTCTTCTATGGCAGGGGAAGCGGCAAGGACGTCCTGGCTATGGGCGGGGAACTGAAGAACTGTTTCTGTATCGGCCGGAACAACTTGTTCTATCCATCGCCGTACATCGGCGACATGGCCGATATCCGCACGGTCGAAGCCCTGCGCCAGTCCATCCGCCGCATGACGACGCTCCTCGAAGCGAAACCGGCTGTCGTCGCCTGTGACCTGCATCCGCGTTATAATACGACGGCTGTAGCCCATGAACTGGGCCTGCCCGTCGTCGCCGTCCAGCACCATTATGCCCATATCTTGTCCTGCATGGCTGAAAATGGCTGTGAACAGCCCGTCATCGGCGTCGCCTTTGACGGCACCGGTTATGGGACGGACGGGACGATTTGGGGCGGCGAAATCCTGGTCAGCCAGGTCCAGGGCTTCCGCCGGGCTGGGTCCATCCAGCCTTTCTGGCAGCGCGGCGGCGATGCCTCTGCCCGCGAAGGCTGGCGCATTGCTGTCAGCCTCATCGACGGCTTGCAAGAAGACCGGGAAAAGGCCTCGGCCATCATCGATGAACTACAGCTCTGCAGCGCTGTAGAAAAGCAGGCCCAGTTTTTCCTGGCTGACCAGCAGATCAACAGCGTCTTGTCGACCAGTGCCGGCCGCCTCTTCGATGGCGTCAGCGCCATCCTCGGCATTTGCCGGGCTTCGACCTTTGAAGGTCAGGCGTCGATGGCCCTGCAGTTTGCGGCGGAGACCTGGGAAAAAGAACACCCTCAGCCGGCCGTGCAACCCATGGCACCGCTCCACGGTAAAGAGCGCCTGCTCTTGCCGACCGGGGCCCTGGTCCAACGTTTGCTGGAAGAACGCCTGGCTGGAGGGAATACGGACCAGCTGGCCTATGTCTTCCATCGTGACCTGGCGGCTATGATCGCCGGTGCCTGCCTGTCTGTCCGCGAGGAAACGGGCCTGACGACGGCCGCCCTGAGCGGCGGCGTCTTCCAGAACCGCCTGCTCCTGCGCCTTTGTGACCAGACCCTGCAGCAGCTGGGCTTCACCGTCCTGAAGCACAGTACGGTCCCGCCCAACGACGGCGGCATCGCCTTAGGACAGGCCGTTTACGCCGCATATATGTAG